The DNA window CCCACGAGGTACACGCAGCTgtatcttcaacagaatGGGAGGTCTCCGGGTATGGTGACGACACTATCGGTGACTTCAAAGATTATTGGGTTCTAGAGTTCATGAACCAACCGggcaaagaaaacaaaacagtcTTACACCCACTGACCACCTCTTTCAGAATTAAGAATACCTACATGAACTGTTACCTTGCACAGACTAACGAACACTACCCAGAATGGGGGTTTAGACAAATGGAAATCGCGTGTCTGAGAAACCCGTTCAAAAAGGATAAGAGAACTTGGTGGAACGTCGAAACCAATGAGGACGAAAGGTTGCCCGATAGACCAGATAACTTCAGATTCCCTGGTaccaatttcttcaaagattttgttCGTTTGAACCTGGCAATGATGGCCAGTAATAACGCATTGATTCCCGAGGAGGATAAGTTGGACGTGCTGGCGTCTTCCGCTTGGCAGTGGCCCACTCTTTATCTGGGACTGAGGATTTGTTCGTGGGGGGACCAGTACATCAAGTACTTCCTATTGGGCACCCCTGTTTCGACATGGGCGTCATCACTCGCTGTTGTCGGGTTATGTGTCGCAATCGCCGTTCTTGTTCTAAGATGGCAGAGACAGTACAAAAGCCTCAAATCGGAACGCTCGCTGAACTTGTTCCTGATGGGCGGACTGTACCCACTGTTGGCGTGGGGGTTGCACTACGCACCATTTGTCATCATGTCTCGTGTCACTTACGTCCACCATTACCTGCCAGCGTTGTATTTTGCATTGATCATCCTTGCATACAGTCTACAAGTTGCGATGGACCGCTTGAACCGCTCGACTTTGGGCAGGACGATGGCAAAGGCGTTATTTCTTCTGGCCTCCGCCAGTGTCGTCCTCTGCTTCATCCACTTTAGTCCAATGTCGTTCGGTATGGAGGGACCAGCCCGTGACTACAGTTACCTGAAGTGGGTTTCCACTTGGGACATTTACAACTGAGCAGACCGCCAATCCATCATCTACGAAACATACTGTAAGGGATCAAACACAGGGAACAGGATGTCCAGGTTCCTTCATACATAAAAGATGCATATGTATATCACCCCCCTATACACACAATTAGAATACACAGATATAGACACATCCTGACGCAATCGGCGTCCAATTGTACCATGGCAATTGTCTCTTGAACTGCTGGTTTCGCGTTGTTGTCGTTTGTGAACGAATTCCTTTCGAGATGCCATTTTTGgcacaagaaaaaaaaagcgCGAATCTCGAGATGTTTaaagttgttcttgatggGATAGCTCCCAcgggagagagagaaacagaGCGCGTCAAGCGGTTACTGTCAGGCGTGACTACTATCCACACACACGCACGTTGGATAGACCGTTTATTTTCTATCAACTTGCTTTTTAGAACTGAAGGTGTGTCTGCTAAGCGAGTGCGAACATCCGTTACTGTGACTCGCTAAAGCATCAAAGCAGACGAACCGTCGTATCTGATATGGATATATTCAGCAAACCAGATTACTACCCTGTACCTTCAGACGCTGTGATCAGCTATGTGGAGCAGCCTGTCACGCGGATGAGAAAATCCGTGACGAAGTCCGATATTTATGCACTTCTCGTCTACCTGTCTTCCCCAATCGATCCCGTGGACTACTCAATAATTGCTgatttcttcctcatctACAGGAATTTTGTTACACCGTTGCAACTGTACGAATACTTGATTCTGAGGTTTTGTTGGTCGATAAATGAAATATGCCAGAGGGATTCCGAGCCTATTGATTCAGAGAGAAGGAAGATCGGTCAGATTGCATTGACGCGAACGTTTGTTTTGATAAGGCATGGCGTGCTCAATCATTTTATAGAGGATTTCCTACTCGATACAGAACTGCGACTGACGTTCACAAACTTTCTGAATACCGACTATGGGAGTAGCCCGCAAACGGTGAAAAATGCGATAGTAAACCTAAAGAAAGCTTGGTGCAAAAGTGTCCGAGAGACTTGGGATGATGTGAAACTCGAGGAACCGTTGAACGTTCAACTACCAGGAAACGAAGAACCAGATAATTGGTTATTCTATAAAGTCAAAGATATTACACAACTAAATGAGAGGGGGAAAAGAGACAGCCGATTGAGCATTCTAGCATTACAGAACTTAACAAACCCTGAATTCAGGAACAGGAGTGTGCTCTCACTATACAAGGAGTTAGATACAGCTAAAGCATCCAAACTACAAAAAATTAAGGAGTTTAATCCCCATACTGCATCAATGCTATTATTCCCGAGAGATAACCTATCGTCAGCGAAAGACACAAGCATAACAGAACCAGCAGATATCTCAACGAAACTATCACAGGATATTCCCGAGAAACAAAGACCTCTAACCACTCGTCTATCGCGATTGCCGCATATGtccaaaactttcaaagatttggaTTACCCTTCGTCACCGACGGTAAATAATATAGTACCTCCAACGCCAGCAAGGAAAGTAGAGTTTATCTTAAACTCTCTGTACGTGCctgatgatgttgttgaGAAAGATAACAGAAATGAGGATCAAGAACTTCCTCCCTATGATCCAACTATTCGAACgcaaaagaaaagtaaaCCAATGCAGAGAACGAGTTCGTTTCGTTCATTGACCCATTCCTCGATTCATATGGGCCCAATCGGCTTGCTAGCCAAGTGGAAGAGCAATCataacaaaaataaaaacagCACACGTACCTCAACGTCGCATCAAAATACATCTATCCAGAACTTACATTCATTTAAAAACAACACAACTAAACCTGAAATGGATACATTTGTCAAATACGTGATTTCCATAAGTTCGTTAGACAATCAGAATAAGGACCCGAACGAACTGATTAAATCAGATTCTTCCAAATTTGATATACTAAGTGCCAGAACTATAGACGAAGTAGAATATTTATTGTCATTAGAAAATaaccttcttcaacaaatgaAACAAATAGAACCTGAGGACTCGATAAATGCTGATATAGGATCGAAAATTTATAATAGCGAAGTAAACGGTGTTGCTGAATCTAGAGAGGAAAACAGTAGACCCAACCCAAACTTCAGTGCAATGGATAATTTAGATCTGTACCAAACCGTAAGCTCAATTGCCCAATCTGTCCTTTCTCTCACAAATACCCTCAATGCCAGTGTTTCAAATCAGCAAAATATCTCCTCTTCAGCCAAGGGAAGGAGAAAGGCCAACAGCACAGCAGCCGCATTTTTTggtcaaaaaaataattcaTCAACCTTCCTACTGGATCATCAATATTCTAAAGAACTGTCCAAGGTCAGTACCAATGAAAGAGGGATCCCAGGTCCTATTGATAATGACGGCCCTCAAAAACTGATCTTCCATGCATCACCGTACGGCACCCCAAGCAAATCGTCTTCAATACGATCTGATCTAATGGCACCACATCCGACACAAATAAACCATTCTCCGTCAAAGATCAAAAGAAGTTCTTCACCTTTAAAGAACACTCTGGCCGATTTGCAAGAACTTGTGCACGACGAACAAGAAAGCGAGGATGATAATCCATCGAACGAACAAATGAAAATTGAGGACAGAAATTCACTTGATACTAGCATCTCATATGACTCTGAAATATCCGAGATGAGTGGagaaaagaggaaaacaaCAAGACGGCAACCAAATGGCATGCTGCTAAAACTACGCGATGCTAACCAACCAGATTTACGAAAGAAGGAAgcttttgaaaatttgagGGAATTCACGTTTGAAGGCAAAGAAGACGATAACGACGTGAAGCATTCAACTTCCGACGATGAAAATACTAATAAAGAAATCGGCGATATTACAGAGATAGATACTCCGCAGCTTGCTcctcaagaagatgatatTGCAACACCCAACACGGCAGCTAATA is part of the Huiozyma naganishii CBS 8797 chromosome 4, complete genome genome and encodes:
- the LTE1 gene encoding mitotic regulator LTE1 (similar to Saccharomyces cerevisiae LTE1 (YAL024C); ancestral locus Anc_7.74), producing the protein MDIFSKPDYYPVPSDAVISYVEQPVTRMRKSVTKSDIYALLVYLSSPIDPVDYSIIADFFLIYRNFVTPLQLYEYLILRFCWSINEICQRDSEPIDSERRKIGQIALTRTFVLIRHGVLNHFIEDFLLDTELRLTFTNFLNTDYGSSPQTVKNAIVNLKKAWCKSVRETWDDVKLEEPLNVQLPGNEEPDNWLFYKVKDITQLNERGKRDSRLSILALQNLTNPEFRNRSVLSLYKELDTAKASKLQKIKEFNPHTASMLLFPRDNLSSAKDTSITEPADISTKLSQDIPEKQRPLTTRLSRLPHMSKTFKDLDYPSSPTVNNIVPPTPARKVEFILNSLYVPDDVVEKDNRNEDQELPPYDPTIRTQKKSKPMQRTSSFRSLTHSSIHMGPIGLLAKWKSNHNKNKNSTRTSTSHQNTSIQNLHSFKNNTTKPEMDTFVKYVISISSLDNQNKDPNELIKSDSSKFDILSARTIDEVEYLLSLENNLLQQMKQIEPEDSINADIGSKIYNSEVNGVAESREENSRPNPNFSAMDNLDLYQTVSSIAQSVLSLTNTLNASVSNQQNISSSAKGRRKANSTAAAFFGQKNNSSTFLLDHQYSKELSKVSTNERGIPGPIDNDGPQKLIFHASPYGTPSKSSSIRSDLMAPHPTQINHSPSKIKRSSSPLKNTLADLQELVHDEQESEDDNPSNEQMKIEDRNSLDTSISYDSEISEMSGEKRKTTRRQPNGMLLKLRDANQPDLRKKEAFENLREFTFEGKEDDNDVKHSTSDDENTNKEIGDITEIDTPQLAPQEDDIATPNTAANSSNVLQDTENHAYPTEHNIDSDDSTSFDNRYSFFSTNEMDAENSSIIAEIRPASGRISITKRPSRAATKKSSPLKASIFHMSMNDGDFLSKDKALEENERELVKVENKLIARTSATTSITTSALFGSKTSSPRKGPANGNTPDNPRIRLSIAPSIQSIVSGGSFSTFSSFDTSSHKTESLRTKFQNGLKKENTEMDTSSTNKYFFEPDTGSFDGASPLKNVELLKKKFLKTDQVLEESENKIPKHPSRKGSEAPCSVAKHLTAEINEDTLKNIADLTDDSISTDPLTMAMMKLEGTYTKHNNKLKMASSPNLPEHVKSREMMDMPSLMHIPASPSEKRRSLLIERRRQTIMHIPFTPEPNERGKATPLNPSNSPIRPADVQTLLKNYEMSDPNLLISNRENHIPFILTYDSLSIAQQLTLIEKELMAEIDWKDLLDLKIQYQGPPITSWLELLIQNEQLSGIDLAIARFNLTVDWIVSEIVLTNDVKLRRNTIQRFIHVAAHCEEFQNYNTLMQIVLALSSTVVQKFIDAWRLIEPGDLLVWEELKQIPSLDRNYSAIRQLLNGVNPIKGCIPFIVVYLSDLSLNSEKRNWIVPGKVFNYHKHDTNVQIVKHFIQRIQWSKSYKFKADHELLSKCVYLSTLTREETEELNSTAQRI